The following are encoded in a window of Thamnophis elegans isolate rThaEle1 chromosome 14, rThaEle1.pri, whole genome shotgun sequence genomic DNA:
- the ANTKMT gene encoding LOW QUALITY PROTEIN: adenine nucleotide translocase lysine N-methyltransferase (The sequence of the model RefSeq protein was modified relative to this genomic sequence to represent the inferred CDS: inserted 2 bases in 2 codons) has translation MDPEDAEQVAAELQGKKMDGWDXLQIAAGTGLTVYVVWAGILMPGFRKVPLKLQVPYIPASAKQIENVMQLXQGRSGKIVDLGSGDGRIVLEAYKQGFRPSVGYELNPWLLRLPSYRAWKAGCYGKFPYYREHLWKVNLSDCQNVTVFLAPSVLMLLEKKLLTELPEGARVVAGRFPLPNWTHTDTAGEGVNQAWAYDVQMVRQLKRDEPEGSPV, from the exons ATGGATCCAGAAGATGCTGAACAGGTGGCTGCTGAATTACAAGGCAAGAAAATGGATGGCTGGG GTTTGCAAATTGCAGCCGGCACTGGCTTGACGGTTTATGTCGTGTGGGCAGGAATTCTTATGCCCGGTTTCCGCAAAGTGCCCTTAAAACTGCAG gTCCCCTACATCCCAGCAAGTGCTAAACAAATCGAGAACGTGATGCAGT CTCAAGGACGTTCTGGGAAGATCGTAGATCTGGGCTCGGGAGATGGCAGAATT GTTCTGGAAGCTTACAAGCAAGGCTTCAGGCCATCTGTTGGCTATGAACTCAATCCATGGCTGTTGCGACTTCCCAGCTATCGTGCGTGGAAAGCTGGGTGTTACGGAAAGTTTCCTTACTACAGAGAACACCTTTGGAAG gtGAACTTATCCGATTGTCAGAATGTAACTGTGTTCCTGGCACCAAGTGTG cTGATGCTTCTGGAGAAAAAGCTACTGACAGAACTTCCAGAAGGAGCTCGAGTGGTGGCTGGACGGTTTCCTCTCCCCAACTGGACCCACACTGACACAGCTGGGGAAGGTGTGAACCAAGCCTGGGCATACGACGTCCAGATGGTCCGGCAACTGAAGAGGGATGAGCCAGAAGGGAGCCCAGTGTGA